Proteins encoded by one window of Blautia faecicola:
- a CDS encoding DUF4860 domain-containing protein yields MKSFSQKRHAIDFLFPVTVFFVFTISALTVILLAAQIYQSTTDDSQRNYTSGTALSYLTEKLRQNDREDGIFLDELDGTQAVVLLQETDDASYLTYLYAWDGQLRELYVKEGTTLSPSAGKSILPVKEFSVEESADQVITFHCTDTSGDTASAVYAIRSSSR; encoded by the coding sequence ATGAAATCATTTTCCCAGAAGCGCCATGCCATTGATTTTCTGTTTCCGGTCACGGTATTTTTTGTATTTACCATCTCGGCTCTGACCGTGATCCTTTTGGCAGCGCAAATCTATCAGTCAACGACGGATGATTCCCAGAGAAATTATACCTCCGGTACTGCTCTTTCCTATCTGACGGAAAAGCTGCGGCAGAACGACCGGGAGGACGGGATTTTTCTGGACGAGCTGGACGGCACGCAGGCGGTTGTCCTGCTGCAGGAAACGGATGACGCTTCCTACCTTACTTATCTGTACGCCTGGGACGGACAACTCCGGGAACTGTATGTGAAAGAAGGGACAACACTCTCTCCTTCTGCCGGAAAGAGCATCCTCCCTGTCAAAGAATTTTCTGTGGAAGAAAGCGCCGATCAGGTGATCACCTTCCACTGCACCGATACTTCCGGGGACACCGCAAGCGCGGTCTATGCGATCCGCTCTTCCTCCCGTTAA
- a CDS encoding type IV pilus modification PilV family protein, with product MKRKPTANPSSLFLLELIFAILFFSVASAVCVQVFVKSHTLSTEAHDLTQASRRAEDVAELITASTSLDDMKNLLEDTYSDSVEISSEDFTVFYDSDFAPCSQETAAWQLSGTWSLNGQLLDVQLDVAKLTSGVDADVFYQLPVKHHLQRRD from the coding sequence ATGAAACGAAAACCAACCGCCAATCCATCCAGTCTTTTTTTGCTGGAGCTGATCTTTGCCATTCTGTTTTTTTCGGTGGCAAGTGCTGTCTGCGTACAGGTTTTTGTAAAATCCCATACGCTCAGCACTGAGGCACACGATCTGACGCAGGCTTCCCGGAGAGCAGAAGATGTGGCAGAACTGATCACCGCCTCCACTTCTCTGGATGATATGAAAAATCTTCTGGAAGATACCTACAGCGATTCGGTGGAAATCTCGTCAGAGGATTTCACGGTCTTCTATGATTCTGATTTTGCTCCCTGTTCTCAGGAGACGGCTGCCTGGCAGTTATCCGGAACCTGGTCGCTGAACGGACAACTTCTGGATGTGCAGCTGGATGTCGCAAAACTGACATCCGGCGTCGACGCAGATGTTTTCTATCAACTGCCTGTCAAACATCATTTGCAAAGGAGGGACTGA